Proteins from a single region of Capsicum annuum cultivar UCD-10X-F1 unplaced genomic scaffold, UCD10Xv1.1 ctg4331, whole genome shotgun sequence:
- the LOC124892016 gene encoding uncharacterized protein LOC124892016 has translation MEGDLFKYKGNITKIVHPYLTPTVREMKQRYMENFKTYTKEVKDTSIDALKAKLKGVTVLTSSAEVADEDKDLGGHHYVPSPPHPFNHAGSSGLKISPDASNDDDLRERVALLEKIVLTDMAAADEKSKKEKKEEETEEENAIDEEEEEEEEEEKEKMRR, from the exons ATGGAAGGCGACCTGTTTAAGTACAAAGGAAACATcacaaag attgtgcaccCGTACCTTACCCCTACTGTACGTGAGATGAAGCAGAGATACATGGAAAATTTTAAGACATACACGAAAGAAGTTAAGGATACATCCATCGATGCGTTGAAGGCGAAGCTAAAAGGCGTGACTGTCCTGACTTCATCAGCGGAGGTTGCGGACGAAGACAAAGATTTGGGTGGCCACCATTATGTTCCAAGTCCACCACACCCTTTTAATCATGCTGGTTCAAGTGGACTTAAAATTTCACCAGACGCTTCTAATGACGATGACCTACGCGAGCGTGTTGCCTTGCTTGAGAAAA TCGTATTGACGGACATGGCTGCAGCagatgaaaaaagtaaaaaagagaagaaagaagaagaaacggAAGAGGAGAATGcaatagatgaagaagaagaagaagaagaagaagaagaaaaagagaagatgAGGAGATGA